A stretch of DNA from Acidovorax carolinensis:
CCGTCAATGTGAGCCCGCGGCAGTTTCATCAGGGCGGTTTCGTGCCCCAGGTGCTGGCGGCACTGGCGGGCTCGGGCGCTGATGGGCGTCGCCTCAAGCTCGAGCTGACGGAAGGCCTGCTGCTGGAGGATGTGGAAGACACCATCGAAAAGATGGGCAGCTCAGGGGCTACGGCGTAGGTTTTTCGCTGGACGACTTTGGCACGGGGTATTCGTCGCTGGCCTACCTCAAGCGCCTGCCGCTCGACCAGCTCAAGATCGACCAGAGCTTCGTGCGCGACGTGCTCACCGACCCCAACGACGCAGCCATCGCCCGCACCGTGGTGGCGCTGGCCACCAGCTTGGGCCTGCGCGTGATCGCCGAGGGCGTCGAAACCGAAGCCCAGCGCGAGTTCCTGGCCCGCAACCATTGCCACGCCTGGCAGGGCTATCTGTCGAGCCCGCCCGTGCCAGCGGCCGAGTTCGAAGCGCTGGTGCTGCAGACCAATGGCCCGCTCCGGCCTCGGGCTGCGTAGCCCATGCCTACAGAATCGCTGTTTTTATGATCAAAATTGATAGCTGTAAGCGCTTTTTTCATAAGCGCTAGAGGTCAATTTGATCAAATGGCCAGGATGCGCGACCGGCGTTCGCCTGCCAGGTGTCTGCAGGGCAGGTGCGTGTGGGCGGCGCGGTATCATTCCGGTCCGGCTCCAGCCTGCGGGTTTTCCCCGTGGATGCGTACGGCCCCGGTTTTTCCTGGCGTGTCCCCTTTTTTTGTCTGAACCCCTGACCCGTGCGTCTTACCTCGATCAAGCTCTCCGGCTTCAAGTCGTTCGCTGAACCCACCAACTTCATGCTGCCTGGGCAACTGGTGGGCGTGGTGGGGCCGAACGGCTGCGGCAAGTCCAACATCATGGACGCGGTGCGCTGGGTGCTGGGCGAGAGCAAGGCCAGCGAGTTGCGTGGCGAGTCCATGCAGGACGTGATCTTCAGCGGCACCACCACCCGCAAGCAGGCCAGCCGCGCCAGCGTGGAGCTGGTGTTCGACAACTCCGACCACCGGGCCGGCGGCCAGTGGGGCCAGTACGGCGAGGTCGCGGTGCGCCGCGTGCTCACGCGCGACGGCACCAGCAGCTACTACCTCAACAACCAGCCGGTGCGCCGCCGCGACGTGCAGGACGTGTTCCTGGGCACGGGCCTGGGGCCGCGCGCCTACGCCATCATCGGCCAGGGCACCATCAGCCGCATCATCGAAAGCCGTCCCGAGGAATTGCGGCTGTTCCTCGAAGAGGCCGCCGGGGTTTCCAAATACAAGGAGCGCCGCCGCGAGACCGAAAACCGCCTCTCGGACACGCGCGAGAACCTTACCCGGGTCGAAGACATCCTGCGCGAGCTGAACGCCAACCTCGAAAAGCTTGAAAAGCAGGCCGAGGTGGCCGCCAAGTACAACACCCTGCAGGCCGACGCCACGCTCAAGCAGCACCAGCTGTGGTTTTTGAAACGCACCGACGCCGAGGCGGAGCAGAACAAGGTGCGCCTAGATGGCCTGCAGGCCGTGAACGACCTTGAATCGCGCATGGCCGACCTGCGCGCGGTCGAGTCCGACCTCGAAACCATCCGCCAGGCCCACTACGCGGCGGGCGACCAGGTGAATCAGGCCCAGGGCAAGCTTTATGAAGCCACGGCCGAGGTCGGCAAGCTCGAAGCCGAGATCCGCTACGTGATCGAAGGCCGCCAGCGCGTGGAGCAGCGCCTGGTCACGCTGGCCGAGCAGATCGCCCAGTGGCAGGCGCGCAAGGAAGAGGCCGACATTGAGCTGGAGAACCTGGCCGGTGCCGGTGTGGACGCCGAAGAACGCGCCGAGATGCTGGCCGCCCAGGTCGAAGAACAGGCCATGCAACTGCCCGACCTGGAAGAAGCCCTGCGCCAGGCGCAAAGCCGCACGGCCGAGCAGCGCAGCAGCGTGGTGCAGGTGCAGCAGCAGATTGGCGTGCTGGCCGCCGAGCAGCGCAGCATCGACGAACAAAGCCGCCAGCTCGACAGCCGCTTTGAGCGCCTGCGCACCGACCGCAACGCCCTGGCCGCGCCCGACGAAGCCCGCCTGAACAACCTGCGCGAACAACTGGCGGAAGCCCAGGAAATCGCCGAAAACACCGAGGCCCGCCTGCACGAGCTGCAGGAGTCCGTGCCCCAGCTCGACGACGACCGCCGCGCCCGCCAGCAGGCCGTGAACCTTGAGAGCGCGCGCCAGGCCGACCTGTCGGCGCGCATGGAGGCGCTGAAGGCCCTGCAGGAAAAGGTCAAGACCGACGGCAAGCTGCGCCCCTGGCTGGCCAAGCACGGCCTCGACGGCCTGCAAGGCCTGTGGAGCCGCATCCACATCGAGCCCGGTTGGGAAAACGCGTTGGAAGCCGCCTTGCGCGAGCGCCTGTCCGCGCTGGAAGTAGGGCGCCTGGACATGGTGCGCGGCTTTCTTGGCTCGGGCGGTAACGACGCGCCGCCCGCACGCCTGGCCTTCTACAGCACGCCCGCCGCGGGCCACCCTGAAACCTCGTCACCCCATGCCCGCCTGTCGGACCTGCTGCGCCTTCAGGACGCCGGCCTGCGCGCCGTGCTCATCGACTGGCTGCAGGGCTGCACCACCGCGCCCACGCTGGACGACGCCCTGGCCCGCCGCAGCACGCTGCAACCCGGCGAGGTGGTGTTTGTGCCCACGGGCCATGCCGTCAGTGCCCACAGCGTGAGTTTTTATGCGCAGGACTCCGAGCAGTCCGGCATGCTGGCCCGCGCGCAGGAAATCGAGCACCTCGAAAAGGAACTGCGCGCCCAGGCGCTGATCGCCGAAGAATCGCGCACCGCCCTGGTCCGCGCCGAGGCAGCGTATGCCGATGCATCGCAGCGCCTGGTGGCCGCACGCCGCGAAGCGACCGAAACGCAAAGCCGCGCCCATGAGCTGCAGGTCGAAACCCTGCGCCTCACGCAGTTGGCTGAGCAGACGCGCGCGCGCAGCGAGCAGATCGACGCCGACCTGGCCGAGGTGGAGGCCCAGCTGGCCGACCTGCAGGAGCGCCGCGTGGCCGCCGAGGCGCGTTTTGAAGAACTGGACATGCAGCTGGCCGACAGCCAGGAGCGCGAGGCCCAGCTGGGCGACCGCGTGATCGAGGCCGAGCGCAAGCTCACCGCCTGCCGCGAGCAGCAGCGCACGCTGGAGCGCCAGGCGCAAGAAGCCACGTTCTCGCGGCGCAGCCTGGAGGCGCGCCGTGGCGAGCTGAACCGTTCGATCGAAACCGCCACGCACCAGGCCACTTCGCTGGCCGACGAGCAGCAGCGCGCGCGCGATGAGCTGGCCCGCCTGTCCGACGCGGCCGCCCAGGGCGGCCTGCAGCAGGCGCTGGAGGCGAAGATGGAGCGTGAAAAGGCCCTGTCGGCCCAGCGCAGCGAATACGACGACCTCACCGCCAAGCTGCGCGCCAGCGACGAGCGCCGCATGCAGCTCGAACGCGCACTCGACCCGCTGCGCGCGCGCATTACCGAATTCCAGCTCAAGGAGCAGGCCGCGCGCCTGGGCCTGGAGCAATACACCACCTTGCTGGCCGACGCACAGGCCGACCTCGACGCCGTGGCGCAGTCGATTGCCGACGGCAATGTGCGCGTGGGCGGCCTGCAAGGCGAAATCGACCGCCTGCACCGCGAGATCGCCGCCCTGGGTGCGGTCAATCTGGCAGCACTCGAGGAACTCAAGCTCGCCAGCGAACGCAAGATCTTTCTGGATGCGCAAACGGCCGACCTGACCGAGGCCATGAACACCCTGGAAGACGCGATCCGCAAGATCGACGGCGAAACGCGCCAGCTGCTCTCGGGCACCTTCGACACCGTCAATGCACATTTCGGGCGCATGTTCCCTGAGCTGTTTGGCGGCGGGCAGGCCCGGCTCATCATCACCGGCGACGAAATCCTCGATTCGGGTGTGCAGGTGATGGCGCAGCCGCCGGGCAAGAAGAACCAGACCATTCACCTGCTGTCGGGCGGCGAAAAAGCCCTTACCGCCATTGCGCTAGTGTTTGCCATTTTTCAACTCAACCCCGCGCCCTTCTGTTTGCTGGACGAGGTGGACGCGCCGCTGGACGACGCCAACACCGAACGCTATGCCAAGCTGGTCTCCAGCATGAGCAAAGAAACCCAGTTCCTGTTCATCAGCCACAACAAGATCGCCATGGAAATGGCCGAGCAACTGATTGGCGTGACCATGCAGGAGCAGGGCGTGTCGCGCATCGTGGCGGTGGACATGGATTCCGCTCTCTCGATGGCGGAACTATGAAATCCCCCTGAGCCGCTTCGCGCCTCGGTGGCACGCGCCTGACGCGCGGCCTCTTCGACCTGTCCAAGCCTGCGCAGGCAGGCTTGGAGCCGCAGGCCTCAGCCCTCCAAGGGGACGACGCCCTCACTGGGGGGCGGCCCTTGTTCGGCGTGCCTGGCATGGGTCGCGCCCGTTTCATGCGCGGCGGAACCTGCGCAGCGCAACCGATAGCTGAGAATTTCTTCTATGAGCACATTGCAACTGAGTCTGGCCATCATCGGCGGTCTGGTGCTGGCCCTCATCGTGGCCTACAACGCCTGGACCTCGCGCCGCAATGCCCCCAAGCGCGCGGTGCCGCAAGAGCCCGAGCGCACTGCCGAGCCCACGCTGCGCCAGGAGCCCGCGTTCGATGTCGATGCGGCGGCGCCGGGGGATGGGGCGCGTTTCACGGTCTTGACCGCGGCCCCGAGCCCGCCAGCCACACGGTGGATGCCGCAGATGCCATGGAGCTGCCGGTGCCGCCCCTGCTGCACGAACGCCGCCTGGGGCTGGACCCGCTGATCGACATCATCGCCACGCTGCAGCCCGAGCAATCGGTGTCGGGCGATGCGGCGCTGGCCGCGCTGCCGCCTACGCGCCGCGCGGGCAGCAAGCCCTTTGCCATCGAAGGCCTCAACGAGGTGACGCAACAGTGGGAAACCCCCGCGTCCGGCCAGCGCTACCAGAGCTTTCAGGCCGGCGTGCAACTGGCCAACCGCACGGGCGCGCTCAATGAGATCGAGTTTTCGGAGTTTGTGGTGAAGGCCCAGGCGTTTGCCGACGCCATCAACGCGGCGCCCGATTTTCCCGACATGCTGCAGGAAGTGGCCCGCGCCCGTGAACTCGACCAGTTTGCCAGCGACCACGATGCGCAACTGTCCTTCATGCTGCGCGCCCGCCAGGCGGCCTGGAGCCCCGGTTATGTGCAGCAAAATGCGGCCCGCCTGGGTTTTGTGCCCGGCGCCATGCCGGGCCGGCTGGTGCTGCCTGCCAGTACCCAGGGCCTGCCGCCCGTGCTCACGCTCGGTTATGACACGCAGGCCGCGTTGTCGGAAGACCCAGACCAGTCCGCCATCCGCGACATCACGCTGAGCCTGGATGTCGCCCAGGTGCACCGCAGCGAACAGCCTTTTGCCCGCCTGCGCGAGGTGGCTGCCGCCCTGTGCGAAGCCATGGACGGCGTGCTGTGCGACCAGAACGGCCAGCCACTGCCCGCCATGGCCATGGACCCGATTGCCGCCGACCTGGAACTGCTCTATGACCAGCTCGACGGGCGTGAATTGTCGGCAGGGTCGGTGCTGGCACGGCGTCTCTTCAGTTGAGCGCGGTGCGGTCATGACCGAGAATTTCGACCTGTTTTCGGCCGCAGCGCCCGCAGATATTGCGCAACCAGCTATCAAAATTAAAGCGCTGCGCGACCAGCTCAACCACTGGGCGCACCAGTACTACGTGCTGGACGCGCCCACGGTGCCCGACGCCGACTACGACCGTGCGTTCCGCGAACTGCAGGCCCTGGAGGCCGCGCACCCCGAGCTCATCACCCCCGACTCGCCCACGCAGCGCGTGATTGGCGCGGTGATGGACGGCCTGGCGCCCGTGCGCCACGCGGTGCCCATGCTCAGCATTCACACCGAGACCGACACGGAGGCCACGGGCGCGCAGGCGTTTGATGCGCGCGTACGGCGCGAGCTGGGCCTTTCGGAAACAGACCCCGCCATCGAATACGTGGCCGAACCCAAGTTCGACGGCCTCGCCATGAGCCTGCGCTATGAAAACGGCCGCCTAGTGCAGGCCGCCACGCGCGGTGATGGCGAAGTGGGCGAGGACGTGACGCACAACGTTCGCACCATCCGGCAGATCCCTTTGACCCTACCAGAGGGCGTTCCGCCGCTGCTGGAAGTGCGCGGTGAGGTCTACATGCGCCGTGCCGACTTCGACGCGCTCAACGAGCGCCAGCGCGAGCAGGGCGGCAAGACCTTTGTGAACCCGCGCAATGCGGCGGCGGGCGCGGTGCGCCAGCTCGATTCCGGCATCACCGCCCAGCGCCCTCTGAGCTTTTTTGCCTATGGCCTGGGTGCCATCACACCGCCTGCTGAAGGCGGGCCGGTGTTCCGCACGCACTACGAGATGCTGCAAACCCTGAAATCATGGGGTTTTCCGGTCGCAGCGCAGGTGCAGATTGCGGTAGGCGCTACGGAGTTGGTAGCGTTTCACCAGCAGGTGGGCGCCAGCCGCGATGCATTGCCGTACGACATCGATGGCGTGGTCTACAAGGTCAACTCCCTGCAGCTGCAGCGCGACCTGGGTTTCAAGACCCGCGAGCCGCGCTGGGCCGTGGCGCACAAATACCCGGCACAGGAAATGGCCACGCGCATCGAGGGCATCGATGTACAGGTGGGCCGCACCGGCAAGATCACGCCGGTGGCACGCCTGGCGCCCGTGTTTGTGGGCGGGGTCACCGTCACCAACGCCACGCTGCACAACCTGTTTGAGATCCGCAAGAAGGGCGTGCGCGTGGGCGACCATGTCATCGTGCGCCGCGCGGGCGATGTGATTCCGGAGGTCGTCGGCGTGGTGCCGGGCAACCGCGCCGGCTATGTGCCCAACTTCAAAATGCCCAGAACCTGCCCCGTGTGCGGCAGCGACGTGGTGCGCGAAAAAGGCGAGGCCAACCACCGCTGTACGGGCGGCCTGTTCTGCGCCGCGCAGCGCAAGGAAGCCATCCTGCACTTTGCCGCGCGCCGCGCCATGGACATCGAGGGCCTGGGCGACAAGCTGGTGGACCAGTTGGTGGATGCCAACGTGATCCGCACGCTGCCCGACCTGTACCGGCTGGGGCTCACATCCCTGATTGCGCTGGAGCGCATGGCCGAGAAATCGGCCCAGAACGTGCTGGCTGCGCTCGAAAAATCGAAGCAAACCACGCTGCCGCGCTTTCTGTTCGGCCTGGGGCTGCGCCATGTGGGCGAGGCCACGGCCAAGGACCTGGCGCGCCACTTTGGCACGCTGGACGCCATCATGGATGCCAGCGTCGAGCAATTGCTGCAGGTGCCCGACGTGGGCCCGGTGGTAGCGCAGAGCCTGCACACCTTCTTCCAGCAGCCGCACAACCGCGAGGTGGTGGAGCAACTGCGCGCCTGCGGCGTGACCTGGCCCGAAGGCGCCCCGGCCGAGCGCGCGCCCCAGGTGCTGGCTGGCAAGACGGTGGTGCTGACTGGCACCTTGCCCACCCTGAGCCGCGACGCCGCCAAAGACATGCTCGAAGCCGCTGGCGCCAAGGTGGCCGGTTCGGTCAGCAAAAAGACCAGCTATGTGGTGGCAGGCGAGGAAGCCGGCAGCAAGCTGGCCAAGGCCCAGGAGCTGGGCGTGCCGGTGCTGGATGAGGCCGGCATGCTGGCGCTGTTGCAGCACGCTGGCGGCACGGCCGCAAAAGAAGGCGCCGACTGATGGCGTTGTCCCGCCGCGCACCCCGGCTGGGGCTGGCACTGGGCAGCGGCTCGGCGCGTGGCTGGGCCCATATTGGCGTGCTGCAGGTGTTTGACGAAGAGGGCGTGCGGCCCGACATCGTTTGCGGCTCGTCGATTGGCGCGCTGGTGGGGGCGGCCTACGCTGCGGGCGAGCTCGCGCGTTTTGCCGACTGGGTGCAGGGCCTGGGCATGCGCGACGTGTTCGGCTTCATGGACTTCAACCTCACGGGCGGCATGCTCAAGGGAGAAAAGCTCATCGCTTTCTGGCGCCGCAATTTCGCGGACTTCAACATCGAATCCTCGCCCATGCTTTACGGCGCCGTGGCCACCGATCTGCATTCGGGCGCAGAAGTGTGGCTGCGCCACGGCTCCATCGCCGATGCGGTGCGTGCCTCGATTGCGCTGCCTGGCCTGTTCACGCCTGTGGCGCGAGAGGACGGGCGGCTGCTGGTGGATGGTGGCATCGTCAACCCCGTGCCTACGTCGCTGGCGCGCGCCATGGGGGCGGACATCGTGATTGGCGTAGACCTGAACTCCGACATCCTGCACCGCCACATGCAGCCGCTCGCCATGGTGCAGGCACCCGAGGCCGATGCCGAGGCGTTGTCCGAATCTGAGCCCGAGCCCGCGCAACCCAAGAGCGCGGGCTGGATGCAGCGCCTCACCCCCTGGCGTGCCGATGGCCCCGCCGTGCCCGCGCCGCAGCGCGTGCCTTCGGTGCTGGACGTGGTGATGACCAGCGTCGCCATCATGCAGATGCGCATCACGCGCAGCCGCATGGCCGGCGATCCTCCCGAAGTGGTGGTGGCGCCTGCGCTGTCCAATCTGGGCCTGCTCGACTTTCACCGCGCCAGCGAGGCCATCGAAGAGGGCCGCCGCGCCGCAAAGGCCAGCCTGCCGCAACTGCGGCGCTTCATGCGCTAATGCTCTTTATTTAATAGCTGGTACCGCTTGATACATAAGCGCTAGCGGCGCTTTTATACTGTTTTTCATGTCTTTTTTTGAATCCCTGCCAGCCCGCTGGGCTGCGCTGCGCTCCGTGCTGGCCCGCTTGGTACAACGGCCCGAGCGGCTTGTGTCGCTGCACAGCCTTGCGTGGCTGCTGGCCGCCTTGCCGTTGGCGCTGCTGCTGTATGCGGTGGCGCTGGTGCCTTTTACACCGGGTATCAGCGACATCCGCAAGGCCAAGACCGAGCAGCCCGCGCAGCTCATGTCGGCTGACGGCAAGCTGCTGGCCGAATACCGCTGGGCCAATCGCGAGTGGGTGGCGCTCGACCAGATTTCACCCCATGTGGTGAATGCGCTGATCGCCACCGAGGACCACCGCTTCTACAGCCACTGGGGCCTGGACTGGCGGCGCACGGCGTCGTCGGTGGTGCTCACGCTGCGCGGCGACCCGCAGGGCGGCTCGACCATCACGCAGCAGCTGGCGCGCAATCTGTTCCCCGAGGAAATCGGCCGTTCGCGCACCCTCACGCGCAAGCTCAAGGAGGCGATCACGGCGCTGAAGATCGAGGCGACATACTCCAAGGACGAAATCCTTGAAACCTATCTCAACACCGTGCCGTTTCTCTACAACGCCTACGGCATCGAGATGGCCGCGCGCACGTATTTCGACAAGTCGGCCGACAAGCTCAATGTGCTGGAAAGCGCCACGCTGATCGGCATGCTCAAGGGTACGGCCTATTACAACCCGGTGCTCAACCCCGAGCGCGCCAAGGCGCGGCGCAACACCGTGCTGTCGCAAATGCTCAAGCGCGGCAAGCTGGAGCAAAAGCAGTTCGATGTGCTGCAAAAGCGCCCGCTGCGCGTCAACTTCGAGCGCCAGACCGAGGTCATGGGCCCCGCGCCACACTTTGCGATGCAGCTGCGCAAGCAGCTGATCGACTGGGCCGACGCCAATGGCTACAACCTGTATGCCGACGGGCTGGTGATTCGCTCCACCATTGATTCGCGCCTGCAAAACTTTGCCAACCAGGCCGTGGCCCGCCAGGGCCGCCAGTTGCAGGACGTGGCCGACAAGGCGTGGGCACGCCGCGATGGCTGGGGCCCCGGCAACGCGTTGGTGCAGACACTGGTGCGCGAAAGCGCCGAATACCGCGCCGCACTGGAAAAGGGCACGCCGCCCGATGAAGCGCTGCACAGCCTGCTGGCCGATGCCACCTTCATGCACAAGTTGCGCCTTGAAAAAACGCGCGTGCAGGCGGGTTTTCTGGCGCAAGACCCGGTCAACGGCCATGTACTGGCGTGGGTAGGCAGCCGTGACTTTGGCATTGACCCGTATGACCATGTGGCGGCCGCGCGCCGCCAGCCGGGCTCCACGTTCAAGCCCTTCGTGTATGGGGCCGCTTTTGCCCAGGGGCGTCGCCCACCGACGCGCTGATGGACTCGGCCGTTGAAATCCCCCTGGGGGGTGGTCGCGTGTGGCGCCCCACCGACGGCCGCGCGCCCAGCGAGGAACCCATGACGCTGGCCGACGGCCTTGCGTACTCCAAGAACACCATCACCGCGCAGGTGATGCAGCAAGTGGGCCCCGCCCGCGTGGCCGATGTGGCGCGCGCCCTGGGCGTGCGGCAGTCCCCGCTCGAAGAGGTGCCCTCGCTGGCGCTGGGCACGAGCCCCGTCACCCTCAAGGAAATGATCACGGCCTATTCCAGCATCGTGAACCTGGGTCGCTACGTCGAGCCGGTGCTCATCACCCGCATCGAAGACAAAAGTGGCAAGGTGCTGGCGACATTTGCCCAGTCGACGCCCGAGCCCGTCTTTGACGCCCGCGCCGCCCAGACCCTGCGCAACACCATGCGCGGCGCGGTGGACCGCGGCACGGCCACGGCGATCCGATCGCGCTACGGCATTCAGGCCGATGTGGCGGGCAAGACCGGTACTACACAAGACAACACCGATGGCTGGTTCATCCTGATGAACGCCCGTGTGGTGGCGGGCGCATGGGCGGGCTTCAACGACGGCCGCATCACGCTGCGCAGCGACTACTGGGGGCAGGGTGCACGCAGTGCACTGCCGATGGTGGGCGAGTTCATGCAGCAAGGGTTGCGCGCCAAGGTGATCAATGGCAATGAACGCTTCGTGGATGAATTCGACGTGCAGCTTCCCGCAGACATGTCGCTGGGCAGCATGCGCGATTGGATTCGTGGACTGTTCGGCGGCGGTGGTTCACCCTCTGCGCCACCGGCGCGCCCGCCGGGCACCTTGCCGCCGGTGACCACCGACGATGCGCCACCCTTGCCGGCAGCGCCGATGACTTCGCCCAGGCCACTCGTTCCGTTAACGCCGGCCATGCCTGCACAGGAGTGGGGGGGCGGGTGAGACGTTGAGCGGTGTGCAAACACTGCGTGGTATTCCATGGCGATGCAATGCAGCCCAAAGCGGCCGGTGTTGTGGTCGCTGCAATTGGCTTGCAGCTTTCTTTTGCAACAGCCACCACGCAACACCTGAGACCATGTCCCCGCACCTCGCTTTCGGCGAAAGGTGAGCCTTCGCCGTTTCACAGCCCGGGCTTACCTAGCCGTGCTGCGCCCCGGCATGGAGTGGCATGCTGATGCCCGGGTACGTGCCAAGATGTGGGCGTGCATGGCACCAGTGCGCGCAATCACCTAAATACATGGAACATTCCGGCGGCCCGCGCGTTGAAGCCCTCGTTCACCATGGGAATCTGCAGCCACCTCGATGACGAAGAATGCGCCGCGCACGCACAGCGCGGCGATCGCGCGGCGTTTTCCGAGCTGGTGGGCAGGTACCAGGATCGCATCTACCGCTTTCTGGTGCGGCTTACACGGTCGCCCGACGACGCACGGGAGCTGACGCAGGAAACTTTTTTGCACGCCTACCAGGCACTGGCGCGCTGGACGCCTGATGCCCGGCTGAGCACCTGGCTGTTTCGCATTGCCCGCAACCTGGCGTTTGACTGGTTGCGGCGCGGCAAGCGCGTGGCCTTTGTGCCGTGGGACGACGACGAAGCCGCCAGCCACCCGACCCTGCACCGGCACCCGATGCCGTGCTGGAGACGGCGCAGCGCTACCAGGGCCTGGAGAAAGCCCTGGCGCGTTTGCCCCCGGAACACCGCGAAATCCTGCTCTTGCGGGAGATCGAAGAGATGTCCTATGACGACATTGCTGCCGTACTTCACCTGAACACCGGCACCGTCAAGTCGCGCATTGCACGGGCGCGCGCCGGGCTGCTGGAAAAAATGCCGCGCTGAATGGAGAACTTGCCATGACCTGCCCCCGCCACGCCGATCTGTCCGCCTATGCGGACGACATGATGAAACCCGCCGAGCGCGCCCGCTTCAGACAGCACCTGGCGGGCTGCGCGGCGTGCCAGCGCCGGCTCGACGCAATCACCGCCCTGGGTCAGAGTCTGCGCGCCATGCCATCGCCCCAGCTCGGGCTGGACCTGGCTGCGCAGTGGAACGACCGACTGAACGGCAGCCTTGATGACCGCCTGCGAGCACCGCCACAGGGAGTCGACCCGTGCGCCCCTGGTCTGCCGGGTCAGGCTGGCTGGGCTGGATGCCGGCAGGGCTGGCGGGCGGGTTGGCCCTGGTGTCGGGCATCTGGCTGGGCGGCCTGCTGCTGAGCGGCGGCGCGGCCACGGTGCCCAGCGCCGGTCTGGTGCGGGTGTTCGACCCCGTGCCGCCGGGCGGCCTGTGCGCTGCTGCAGAACTCTGTCGTCTTTCGAAAGGAATGCCATGAACCGCCGCAGCGTACCCGCATGGCTTTTGGCCGTGTCGCTGGCCCTGAATGCAGGCATCGTCGTGGCCGTAGCCCTGCACCAGTTGCGGCCACCGCCCAAGGCACCGGCCATGCAGCCAAGCCCCGTGAACCTGCCGGATTACCTGCAACTGAGCGGCGAACAACGACAGCGCTGGCAGCAGCTCGAACCGGCCTTCCTGCGCGACGTGGCCGCGAACTGGGCCGAGATCCGCCGACACCGCGAGGCACTGGTGCGGCACATTTTTGCCGACCAGCCGCAACGCGCCGCCATCGATGCCGAGCAAGCCCGTATAGCCGCCCTGCAGGCCGCGCAGCAGCAGCGCGTGATCGCGCAGCTGCTGACCGAGCGCGCGCTGCTCGACGACGGGCAGCGTGCGCGGCTGATGGCACTGCTGCTGAGCCGCTATGCCCAGGAATCATCCGAAGAGGAGTTGCTGCACCGCGATTGATGCCTGCGCACGGCCGCCGAGGCCGTGGCAGCCAAAGGTCGCGTCAAAGAAAGATGCAAAACAGATGGAACATTTGTTTTCGCCAGTCGTTTGAAACAGCAAGGCTCGGCAATTGCCGGGCCCCTTTGTTCAACCCACTGGAGTCCACCCATGAAATCCCCTCTGTACCTTGTGCTCGCCGCTGCGCTGGCCCTACCTTTATCCACGCTGGCCGCCAGCCCGGCCGCCCACGACCACGGAGCCGCTGCGCCGCAGAAAGTCGAGCTCAACGCGGGCAAGAAATGGCAGATTGATGCGCCGCTGCGCCAGGGCATGGCCGCCATGCGCAAGGCGGTCAGCCACACGCTGCCCTGGCCCATGCGGGCAAGGCCCAGGCCGCCGACTACGACGCCTTCGGCGCGGAAGTCTCCAAACAGGTCGCGTACATCGTGGAGAACTGCAAGCTCGAACCCAAGGCCGATGCCCAGTTGCACATCGTGATCGGCGAGATCCTGGGCGGCGTGGATGCGGCGCAGGGCAAACAGGGCGACAAGGCGCGGGCCGCAGGGGTGGTGAAAGTGGCCGAGGC
This window harbors:
- the ligA gene encoding NAD-dependent DNA ligase LigA, which codes for MTENFDLFSAAAPADIAQPAIKIKALRDQLNHWAHQYYVLDAPTVPDADYDRAFRELQALEAAHPELITPDSPTQRVIGAVMDGLAPVRHAVPMLSIHTETDTEATGAQAFDARVRRELGLSETDPAIEYVAEPKFDGLAMSLRYENGRLVQAATRGDGEVGEDVTHNVRTIRQIPLTLPEGVPPLLEVRGEVYMRRADFDALNERQREQGGKTFVNPRNAAAGAVRQLDSGITAQRPLSFFAYGLGAITPPAEGGPVFRTHYEMLQTLKSWGFPVAAQVQIAVGATELVAFHQQVGASRDALPYDIDGVVYKVNSLQLQRDLGFKTREPRWAVAHKYPAQEMATRIEGIDVQVGRTGKITPVARLAPVFVGGVTVTNATLHNLFEIRKKGVRVGDHVIVRRAGDVIPEVVGVVPGNRAGYVPNFKMPRTCPVCGSDVVREKGEANHRCTGGLFCAAQRKEAILHFAARRAMDIEGLGDKLVDQLVDANVIRTLPDLYRLGLTSLIALERMAEKSAQNVLAALEKSKQTTLPRFLFGLGLRHVGEATAKDLARHFGTLDAIMDASVEQLLQVPDVGPVVAQSLHTFFQQPHNREVVEQLRACGVTWPEGAPAERAPQVLAGKTVVLTGTLPTLSRDAAKDMLEAAGAKVAGSVSKKTSYVVAGEEAGSKLAKAQELGVPVLDEAGMLALLQHAGGTAAKEGAD
- a CDS encoding sigma-70 family RNA polymerase sigma factor, yielding MGRRRSRQPPDPAPAPDAVLETAQRYQGLEKALARLPPEHREILLLREIEEMSYDDIAAVLHLNTGTVKSRIARARAGLLEKMPR
- the smc gene encoding chromosome segregation protein SMC; its protein translation is MRLTSIKLSGFKSFAEPTNFMLPGQLVGVVGPNGCGKSNIMDAVRWVLGESKASELRGESMQDVIFSGTTTRKQASRASVELVFDNSDHRAGGQWGQYGEVAVRRVLTRDGTSSYYLNNQPVRRRDVQDVFLGTGLGPRAYAIIGQGTISRIIESRPEELRLFLEEAAGVSKYKERRRETENRLSDTRENLTRVEDILRELNANLEKLEKQAEVAAKYNTLQADATLKQHQLWFLKRTDAEAEQNKVRLDGLQAVNDLESRMADLRAVESDLETIRQAHYAAGDQVNQAQGKLYEATAEVGKLEAEIRYVIEGRQRVEQRLVTLAEQIAQWQARKEEADIELENLAGAGVDAEERAEMLAAQVEEQAMQLPDLEEALRQAQSRTAEQRSSVVQVQQQIGVLAAEQRSIDEQSRQLDSRFERLRTDRNALAAPDEARLNNLREQLAEAQEIAENTEARLHELQESVPQLDDDRRARQQAVNLESARQADLSARMEALKALQEKVKTDGKLRPWLAKHGLDGLQGLWSRIHIEPGWENALEAALRERLSALEVGRLDMVRGFLGSGGNDAPPARLAFYSTPAAGHPETSSPHARLSDLLRLQDAGLRAVLIDWLQGCTTAPTLDDALARRSTLQPGEVVFVPTGHAVSAHSVSFYAQDSEQSGMLARAQEIEHLEKELRAQALIAEESRTALVRAEAAYADASQRLVAARREATETQSRAHELQVETLRLTQLAEQTRARSEQIDADLAEVEAQLADLQERRVAAEARFEELDMQLADSQEREAQLGDRVIEAERKLTACREQQRTLERQAQEATFSRRSLEARRGELNRSIETATHQATSLADEQQRARDELARLSDAAAQGGLQQALEAKMEREKALSAQRSEYDDLTAKLRASDERRMQLERALDPLRARITEFQLKEQAARLGLEQYTTLLADAQADLDAVAQSIADGNVRVGGLQGEIDRLHREIAALGAVNLAALEELKLASERKIFLDAQTADLTEAMNTLEDAIRKIDGETRQLLSGTFDTVNAHFGRMFPELFGGGQARLIITGDEILDSGVQVMAQPPGKKNQTIHLLSGGEKALTAIALVFAIFQLNPAPFCLLDEVDAPLDDANTERYAKLVSSMSKETQFLFISHNKIAMEMAEQLIGVTMQEQGVSRIVAVDMDSALSMAEL
- a CDS encoding patatin-like phospholipase family protein translates to MALSRRAPRLGLALGSGSARGWAHIGVLQVFDEEGVRPDIVCGSSIGALVGAAYAAGELARFADWVQGLGMRDVFGFMDFNLTGGMLKGEKLIAFWRRNFADFNIESSPMLYGAVATDLHSGAEVWLRHGSIADAVRASIALPGLFTPVAREDGRLLVDGGIVNPVPTSLARAMGADIVIGVDLNSDILHRHMQPLAMVQAPEADAEALSESEPEPAQPKSAGWMQRLTPWRADGPAVPAPQRVPSVLDVVMTSVAIMQMRITRSRMAGDPPEVVVAPALSNLGLLDFHRASEAIEEGRRAAKASLPQLRRFMR